In Piliocolobus tephrosceles isolate RC106 chromosome 12, ASM277652v3, whole genome shotgun sequence, one DNA window encodes the following:
- the CYLC1 gene encoding cylicin-1 isoform X1 yields the protein MSLPRLLEVNIRTYDNSIPISESSRKPWNQKHFALAFPRSPQRGTNDKSRPLKSQITVTRHDKRKLEEGQKPAHLWIRHSLRKILQRPPIYTAAREQTPFRHLYTSTTHLKKAEYKNSKDEKRGTPLKKDSKEKGGSYATNAESKQTVEDEKTKRQNEADKTPLKSSHENEPSKKSNPNSETNPESQNSETASKNHSQKDKKDSKNSKKTNTKFIYTKDNAKKDLKRSKTSNDVISEICSENSLNADFLMLVGESDDESTNFDTWLRNYSWNNSKNPAKKDTKKSAKKSSDDESEDSKDAKKDSKKEKKNVKKDDKKKDVKKDTESTDAESGDSKDARKETKKNKKNLKKDDKKKDTKNYPESTDTESGDAKDASKDSRKSKASKKDDKKKDVKKSTVSTDSESELESKKNQKDEKKDKKGSKTDNKKSVKSDEESTDADSEPKGDSKKGKKDEKGRKDSKKDDKRKDAKKNAESTETESDLELKKEKKDSKKKRKGSKKDVKKDARKDTESSDAEFDESSKTGFKTSTQIKSSDTESEEALYKPGAKKKIDELYGISGNSKLEGLELRRGFIMASKKTTFKEKGEKAIIGRVPPSRERPPLPACEPSLPSPKVKRLCRCKMPPPPPKPRYAPLPEAPWIHKLL from the exons AGGCATGACAAAAGAAAACTAGAGGAAGGCCAGAAACCAGCTCATCTATGGATAAGgcattctttaagaaaaattttgcaaCGACCACCTATTTACACAGCTGCCAGGGAACAGACTCCATTCAGACATCTTTATACTTCCACAACCCATcttaaaaaagcagaatataagAACTCCAAAGATGAAAAAAGAGGAACACCTTTGAAGAAAGATTCCAAGGAAAAAGGAGGCTCATATGCAACAAATGCAGAATCCAAGCAAACAGTagaagatgagaaaactaaaagaCAAAATGAGGCAGATAAAACTCCCTTAAAATCATCACATGAAAATGAACCATCTAAGAAGTCAAATCCCaattcagaaacaaatccagAATCCCAAAATTCTGAGACAGCCTCAAAAAATCATTcacaaaaagataagaaagattCAAAGAATTCCAAGAAGACGAACACTAAATTCATATATACAAAGGACAATGCAAAGAAAGATTTGAAGAGGTCAAAGACTAGTAATGATGTCATATCAGAGATTTGCTCAGAAAATAGTTTAAATGCTGATTTCCTCATGTTAGTGGGAGAGTCTGATGATGAATCCACAAATTTTGATACATGGTTAAGGAATTATTCATGGAATAATTCAAAGAACCCTGCAAAGAAGGACACAAAAAAGAGTGCAAAGAAAAGCTCTGATGATGAATCTGAAGACTCAAAGGATGCTAAGAAAGattcaaagaaagagaagaaaaatgtcaagaaAGATGACAAGAAAAAGGATGTAAAGAAGGACACAGAGTCTACTGATGCTGAATCTGGAGACTCAAAGGATGCaaggaaagagacaaagaagaataagaaaaatttaaagaaagatgaCAAGAAAAAGGACACAAAGAATTACCCAGAGTCTACTGATACTGAATCAGGAGATGCAAAGGATGCAAGCAAAGATTCAAGAAAGTCAAAGGCTTCAAAGAAAGATGACAAGaaaaaggatgtgaagaaaagtaCAGTCTCTACTGATTCTGAATCTGAATTGGAgtcaaagaaaaatcagaaagatgaaaaaaaggataaaaaaggttcaaagacagataataaaaagTCTGTCAAGAGTGATGAAGAATCTACTGATGCTGACTCTGAACCAAAAGGAGATTCAAAAAAGGGTAAAAAGGATGAAAAGGGGAGGAAAGATTCAAAGAAAGATGACAAAAGGAAGGATGCAAAGAAAAATGCGGAATCTACTGAAACTGAATCTGATTTggagttaaagaaagaaaagaaagactcaaagaagaaaaggaaaggttcGAAGAAAGATGTCAAGAAGGATGCAAGGAAGGACACAGAGTCTAGTGATGCTGAATTTGATGAATCTTCCAAGACAGGCTTTAAAACATCTACACAAATCAAAAGTTCAGATACTGAATCTGAAGAGGCACTATATAAACCTGGGGCTAAGAAGAAAATTGATGAATTGTATGGCATATCTGGAAATTCAAAGCTGGAAGGACTGGAATTAAGGAGAGGATTCATAATGGCATCCAAAAAGACTACATTCAAGGAAAAAGGGGAAAAGGCAATTATAGGTAGAGTTCCTCCTTCAAGAGAAAGACCACCACTCCCTGCTTGTGAGCCTTCTCTACCATCCCCAAAAGTCAAACGTCTTTGTCGGTGCAAGATGCCTCCTCCACCTCCAAAACCAAGATATGCTCCTTTG CCTGAAGCACCATGGATTCATAAGCTGCTTTAA